GTTTCCGCTTCACTATCACCCGGAATATGAGCTGATACTGATTTTGAGCGGGTCGGGCAAGCGGTTTGTGGGAGATAATATATCAGAATTTTCCTCCGGCGATCTGTGTTTTTTTGGGCCTAACCTCCCGCATACCTATAGCAACAAACATCTCACCGGCAACCGGAATATCCACCAGATTGTTATCCAGTTCAACGAAGAGTTCCTCGGTAAGGGATTCTTCGACCGGCCTCCATTCAAACAAATCAGGATGCTGCTCGACCAGTCTGTACGCGGATACCGGTTCTCGGGTCATACACTGAAAACGGTCAGCGGCATGATACAGTTGTTGTTACAGCTCGACGAAGCCGCCACTATTATTCAGTTGCTTTCTATACTGTATACACTTTCATTATCAACAGAATTTAAACTTCTTTCCAGCAGGGGTTTTAGCAGCAAACTGGATCATGCTGAATCTGAACGCATGGGAGCAGTGCTGGATTATATCCTGAAAAATTTCAGGGAAGATATTACGTTGAACAAAATTGCTTCCATTGCTTGTATGTCGCCCGAAGCATTCTGCCGGTACTTTAAGAAATATACACGTAAAACATTTTCGGCCTTTCTGACGGAGGTGCGTATTGGTCATGCCTGCAAACTGCTGCAACAGCAAAATATAGTAGTAAACCAGGTTAGCCTGCAATCGGGCTTTAATAGTATTTCCTACTTCAACCGGAAATTCAAATCTATGATGAAGAAAACTCCTTTGGAATATCAAAAAGAACAAAAATCACTAGCGACCAATGATTAGTCATTCCTGTTGTGTTCCCGACCCCATGCTCTCATGGCATCAATGATTGGCAATAGTGTACTGC
The genomic region above belongs to Chitinophaga sp. 180180018-3 and contains:
- a CDS encoding AraC family transcriptional regulator, producing MKLYRENIIHSPNILVVKEERFTVNEFPLHYHPEYELILILSGSGKRFVGDNISEFSSGDLCFFGPNLPHTYSNKHLTGNRNIHQIVIQFNEEFLGKGFFDRPPFKQIRMLLDQSVRGYRFSGHTLKTVSGMIQLLLQLDEAATIIQLLSILYTLSLSTEFKLLSSRGFSSKLDHAESERMGAVLDYILKNFREDITLNKIASIACMSPEAFCRYFKKYTRKTFSAFLTEVRIGHACKLLQQQNIVVNQVSLQSGFNSISYFNRKFKSMMKKTPLEYQKEQKSLATND